In the genome of Bacillus thuringiensis, the window TTACATATGAAGAGCTTGATAACTGGGTAAGCCGTGTTGCCAATGGTTTGAAACACGCGGGTATTGAGAAAGGTGACCGTGTAACAATTTATATGCCGATGATTCCAGAAACAGTTGTTGCGATGCTAGCTGTAATGAAAATCGGAGCAATTATTTCACCAATATTCTCAGGCTTTGCGTCTGATGCAGTCATGACACGAGTGCAAGCGGCAGGTTCAAAAATGATTATTACCGCAGATGGATTTTCCCGCCGAGGTAAAATTGTTTCTTTAAAAGATGAAGTAGATAAAGCTTGTGAACATTGCCCAACTGTTGAAAAAGTTGTTATCGTTCGTCATGCAGGAAATGATTTTACACCACATAACTATGACTTTTCGTGGAGTACGCTAGAAAAAGAAAAACCATTCATACATGCCGAGGAAATGCAAAGTGATGATCCATTAATGCTCATTTATACATCAGGAACGACTGGTAAGCCGAAGGGAACAGTACACACGCATGCAGGATTTCCTTTGAAAGCAGCTTTTGATGCAGGATTTGGAATGAATATTAAACAAGGTGATCGTGTATTATGGGTAACTGATATGGGTTGGATGATGGGGCCATTTTTATTATTCGGTTCACTCATTAATGGAGCAACGATGGTTATGTACGAAGGTGTTCCAGACTTCCCAGAAGCAGACCGGTTATGGGAGACAGTTGATAAATATGAAATTACTCATCTAGGTATTTCGCCAACGTTAATCCGAGCATTAATGGCAAAAGGTGATGAGTATGTCAATAAACATTCTTTAAAGAGTTTGGAAGTATTCGCATCAACAGGAGAACCTTGGAATCCTGATCCATGGATGTGGCTGTTTGAAACAGTTGGAAAAGGAAATGTTCCAATCTGTAACTACTCAGGTGGAACTGAAATCTCTGGTGGGATTTTCGGTAATGTTCTTATTAAGCCAATCGCACCGATTAGTTTTAACGCATCTTTACCAGGAATGGCAGCTGTCGTACTGGATGATCAAGGTAAACCAATTCGAGATGAAGTCGGAGAATTATGCTTAGAGAAACCTTGGGTAGGTATGACGAAAAGCTTCTGGGAAGATGATGAACGTTACGTGAACACATATTGGTCGCGTTTTGAAAATAAATGGGTCCACGGTGACTGGGTCATTTACGATGGTGAACAATATATCATCACAGGGCGTTCAGACGATACGTTAAATATTGCAGGTAAACGTATTGGACCTGCTGAATATGAATCTATTCTTGTGAAACATAACGATGTAATCGAAGCTGCTGCAATTGGTGTACCTGACGAAGTGAAAGGTGAAGTTTGTCATTGCTTTGCTGTATTACGAGAAGGGGTAATATTTACAGAAGATTTAAAGAAAGAATTAATGAGTTTAGTAAACTCACATATTGGAAAAGCGTTGTGTCCTAAAGATATCCACGTTGTAGAAGATTTACCGAAAACACGTAATTCTAAAGTAATGCGCCGTGTTATTAAAGCAGCTTACTTAGGAAAAGAATTAGGTGATTTATCATCGCTTGTAAATCCTGAAGTAGTACCGTTTATCCAGGGGTTACAGTCTAGTAAATTATAAAATTAGAAAGGGGCTCTATATAAATAGAGCTTCTTTTTATGTTTATAAAAAGAGAAGAAGAAAAATTCTACTCTTAGTGTTAAGTTTGTTTTATAGTTTTTATCAAAACACGATACTGTCGCATGTTTATTCATTGGAGTAATTAAATTTTATTAAGGATGAAAATTTAGTGAAGCGAAGAGTATTTAATAAAAGGAGAAATCCCTGAGGGACAGGGATTCACTAAGGGAGATAATATATGTCGTACAATGTCGAAATTCAGCGTATTCGACAAAAAATATTATCACGAATTTTCAGGAGGTTACGATGGTGGATCTGTCAAAGATGTGTACAGATTTTCTATTAAAGTGACTTTCAATAGAAAAAGGAGAAAAAATTAAGTTCACTCGATCTTAAGATTTCCCCCTTGAAATTTACTATTTGTTCGTTGTAGTATATATGTCTTAATGTGGTAAATCTTCAACATGTAAAGATTGAGTGCTACCCTTTTTGTTTGAATTATGTGCCTGTTGAGATGTTTCTTGCATTTGCTCTTGGGCCTTACTAGGAGTATTTAGCGCATCTGATGACACATGATCAAGTTGTTGACTTAATATATCTTTTTTATCCATGTTATGTAGCTCCTTTTTGAACTTAGATATAAAAACGAAATGTTTTTAAATAGTTACGTGGGTATTATGTATCTTTGAATGGAATTATATACACAAACTAAATTGAGAAATTAACTAATTATAAAAATTACTTGTGATGAAAAAATTAAAAAATACAAAAATCATTAATCTAAATAAAAGCGTTATTTTAGTAGGGCGTTACAAAATTTAATTTGAAAGGCGCACCCAAATGATAAAAGAGCACTATAATGAACTGCACCCCAATTGTTAGACACAGTCTAACAATTGGAGGTGCAGTTTTTCTATGGCTAAATTTACAGCTGATGAAAAAATACAAATCGTTCTACGTTATTTGAACGGAAATGAAAGTTATCGAGAACTGGGTAGATCGCTCGGTATAAGTGACACAATCATTTTGAATTGGGTAAACCAATATAAACAGAATGGTCTGGAAGCTTTTCTAAAACGATGTACAAATTACACACAACAATTTAAACTAGACGTACTAAACTTTATGATTGAAAACGGTATGTCCTTATTTGAGACGGCAGCTATCTTTAATATTCCTGCCCCTTCAACGATTTCTGTTTGGAAAAAACAGCTCGAAACACAAGGAATTGATGCCCTTCAATCTAAGAAAAAGGGGCGTCCATCCATGAAAAAAGATTCAAATAAACAATTAAAACAACCTTTAGCTGAAGGGTCAGTCGAAGCACTTGAAGCACGCATTAAACAGCTTGAGATGGAAAATGAGTACTTAAAAAAGTTAAATGCCTTAGTTCAAAACAAGGAAAAATCACAAAACAAGACAAAGCGCAAGTAGTCTATGAATTAAGGCATAAATATTCGGTCAAAGCACTCGTGGAGCTAGCTACTATTCCTCGAAGCACGTATTATGATTTAGTAAAGAAAATGAATCGTCCAGATGTAGATGCCGATTTGAAAGCTGAGATTAAAGCGATTTATGAGGAAAATGAAGGTCGTTATGGTTACCGTCGCATTCGTGATGAATTAACGAATCGTGGCCAGAAAGTGAACCACAAGAAGGTTCAGCGCATTATGAAAGAGCTTGGGTTAAAGTGTGTTGTGCGTATGAAGAAATATAAATCCTATAAAGGAAAAGTCGGTAGAATTGCACCTAATATTTTAGAGCGTAATTTTCATACAGATGCACCGAATCAAAAGTGGGTAACAGACATCACAGAGTTTAAATTGTTTGGAGAAAAACTGTATGTATCACCTGTATTAGATTTGTATAATGGTGAAATTATTACCTATACAATTGGTTCTAGACCGACGTATTCGCTTGTTTCAGACATGTTAGAGAAAGCATTGGAACGTTTACCCGAAACCCACCAGCTACTGATGCATTCGGATCAAGGATGGCATTATCAAATGAGACAGTACGTCCGGACACTTGAATCAAGAGCTATCGTCCAGAGTATGTCTCGAAAAGGAAACTGTTACGACAACGCAGTAATAGAAAATTTCTTTGGGATTATGAAGTCGGAGTTCCTCTACATAAAAGAATTTGAAAATGTAGAGCACTTTAAAATAGAATTAGAAAAATATATAGATTATTATAATACGAAACGGATTAAGGCAAAATTAAAAATGAGCCCGGTACAATACCGGACTCACTTTTATCAAGCTGCCTAATGAAATAACCGTGTCTAACTTTTAGGGGTCACTTCATAAATCAGTGCTCTTTTATCAGAAATTGCATAGTTCTTAAAAATATAATTATTACGGACAATTCACAATGGTAATAATGACGCTAGCCATTGTTCCAGGAGAATCAAGAAGTGAAGCAGTAACAGTTACTGTTCCAGGCCCATTAGCGGCTAGAAATACAGCGGTAAAGTTACCTGAAGCATTGGTAATGACAGCAAGAGGAACCATGAAAGCAAGAGCTGGGTTACTAAATGAAAAACTGACCACTACCCCTGGAGTAGGACTACCGTTTACTAATACTTGCCCAGAAAAAAATAAAGTATTATTTCCTTGAGTGGATACACATGCTGTGGTTTCGTTAGAAGTCAAAGTAATAGATGCAGGCCCAGCAGGAAGATTAAATCCAGTTGGTCCAGTTGGTCCAGTTGGTCCAGTTGGTCCAGTTGGCCCAGTTGGCCCGGTTGGTCCAGTTGGTCCTGTAGAACCGGTGGGACCGGTAGGGAATTGAAAGGGTTGAACAGGTGGAAGTGTAGGTCCAATAGAACCCGGATTATGTGCAGCAAAAGATAAAAACTCGTCCATTATTTATCACCTCTAAAAATCGTATTACTAATAGTAAATGTAATGATAGAGTAAAGTGAAATGGACAAGTGATTGTATTTTAACAAATTAAACAAAGTAGTTATATGATAGAAAGAGAGATTCGTATGATTCCTTTAGAGATTAAATATAAAAAGGCGATTATCTTCAAATCGCCTTTTGGGTAATGCAGTGTAATTTTATTCAGTTATTTGAAATATAGTTTCATTCGGTTTAGAAAATCCATACAGTTTCCTTGCGAATTTTAAAATTTCTTCTTCACTACTTGTTAAAGCCTTGACATCATTGTTAAGGGAATGCCCATCCTTCTTTACAGAAGATAATTTTTGTTGCTCCGTATTAAGCGTGATTTGTTTTTCTTTAATCATTTCTTGTTGGTTATTCAGAGAATATTGCACGACAAAAATTATAGGTAATATAAAGACTAAAGTAGTTATAATACGGCGTCTTGTTTTTTTTATATTACCTTGTTGGGTATTAGGGCTCACTTGCTGTGAGGGTATATTTGGATTTGATTGGTGTGATGATATTTTTGGGATGTTTCCCATTAAAATGCCTCCATTACTGATTGTAGAATTTAAACCATTTAAAAGTATTATAAATGTTTAATAGGGATTTTAGAAGGTATTTTAATATAGGTGAGTTTTGTAAAGTTTAAACAAAATTTTTATTTAAATAAAAGAAACCCCGATTGTCTATAGGGCTCCTGAAGATAATCGTTAAGCAATGAAGCATTGCACTAATTAAAGATAGCATGAATTTTTTGATGAAAATATTGGTGAATTCGTCAAATCAATAAGCATCTAAAGTTTTATGCGTACGTGAAGTAATTAAAAAATCGATTTATAAGAGTCAGCTTTTTTTCTCAATACCCCACCAATCAGTAAATATATATGTCTGTCTGTTTAAGCCTTTACGTGTTCATTGACAAAAAGCTGACTATACTCAGTCAGCTTTTTATATATTACATTCTAGTATTTATCCCGCTATTTGCCGGGCAGTAAGGCCCCCACCTCAAAATTCAACGAAAGTAAGGAAGTAGGTGTGGGATCAACTATCCGTAAAAGCCCGAGTGGTCCCAAAAGACATATTCTTTCCTTTCAGTTGACATCGAAAATATTACCAATTTTTCCTTTTACAATGGCAACAAATAAAGAAACAATTACAGCGACACTTATTTCGTTTAGAACACCAATCATCATCACGATGACACTTTTCTTTAGATTTCCACCAGTCATCATCACGATGACACTTTTCTTTAGATTTCCACCAGTCATCATCACGATGACACTTTTCTTTAGATTTCCACCAGTCATCATCACGATGACACTTTTCTTTAGATTTCCACCAATCATCACAACAATGCTTTTTCTGAGAACTCCAGCAATCATTTTTCCAAGACATTCATTTCTACCTCCTTTTAATAGTGTTCATATTATTCTATGTTTTAATAAAAAAATGGCTTGTTTATTAACCTACTATTTTCCTTTTATATGATAGAGTATTTTCTACTAGATATAGAGTTCATACAAACAATGCTAATTTTTAAGAGATAATAGACAGAACTACTAGTTATGGTATTTTCCCATGAACATTTGTTAAAGAAAACATTCTGATTATAAATAATATCTTATTTTGGAGTACACTTCTCTGAATGTATATTTCACAATAGCGAAGGAAAAACGGGTGCGTCTTTCGGGGAGAGGGGGGCCTATTAAAAGAAAAAAGATTTGTTTTAGAAAGTGGATCTAAACATTAAATACAGCAGAATCCAACTCTCCTCATTAAACAACATATTAATTATGAGAGGTCTGTTTTTATAATTAATAATGAAAAGAGTGTTTAGTACAAGTGTTTGTTTTTTTCTTTCTATGTTTTTGCCTCGTACCCTTTTAAGCAAGTGGACATACTTTATTAATAGAAAGGATTAGGGGGTGAGGTTTTGGGGTCTCGATTTAATAATTGTAAAAAGAAGTGTAGATGTAAACAGGATGATTGTTGGGATGCTTTCGAAGAGTGTAAAAAAGAACATGAAGAACAAAATAAAAAATGCGATTGTTGCTGTGTTCAAGGAATTAGAGACGAGCTTAAAAAATTAGTACACAGTGCAGTGCGCATTACTACAACAGGAAATAATTTTGAAGGAACTGTTTCTTCAGTAACTTGTGATGTTGTAAGGCTTGCTAATAGTGCTGGCGTAGTTACGGTAATTATATCTGTATGTAAAATTGAAGCTATTGAACTATTGTTGACATAGGAAAAAAGCATAATTATGTTTTTTTATAAAGCCATTCACATGAATGGCTTTATTTTAATTTCATATAAAAGGAGAATATATTCTTTATATAGAAATAAGTTTGAGGCTATAAAGAGTGATGTACGAAAGGAGCATGGAAATGATCAAACTAGAAATCTTTAAAAAATCTGATTTTAAACAATTAATAAACTGGATTAATTCCGAAGAATTTCTAATACAATGGTCAGGAAATGCCTTCACATTTCCTTTAGACGAACAGCAATTAGAGAAGTATATAGAAAGTGCAAATACACTCGCTTTCAAAGTGGTAGATGAAGAGACTTCAGACGTTATTGGTCATATTTCGCTTGGGCAAATAGATAATATTAATAAGTCCGCTAGAATTGGAAAAGTATTAGTTGGTAATACAAAGATGAGAGGACGTTCTATAGGAAAACATATGATGAAAGCAGTACTTCATATTGCTTTTGACGAATTAAAACTACATAGAGTAACTCTTGATGTGTATGATTTTAATACATCGGCGATTTCATGTTACGAAAAAATAGGGTTTGTAAAAGAAGGCTTATTAAGAGAGTCAAAAAGAGTAGGAGAAACGTATTGGAATTTATGGGAAATGAGTATGTTAGAATATGAATGGAAGAAGTAGCAACAATAGTGATTTATAATTATGTTATGTTAACAAAAGGGGCTTGGTGGGTATAGTGGATAATAAAACAAAAATAATTTCAATTGCAGCTGTTTCGGGGGGAGGTAAAACTACAATTACAGAAAGATTAAAGCATAAGTTTAAAAACTCAAAAGCTCTATATTTTGATAGTTATACATTTGATAACTGTCCCGCTGATATTTGTAAATGGATTGATGATGGGGCGAATTACGACGAGTGGGTATTAACACCATTAATTCATGATATTGAGCAACTTATACAAAATAATACCTTAGACTATATTATTGTAGATTATCCTTTTGCATACTTAAATAGTGAGATGCGAAAATTCATTGATGTAACTATATTTATTGATACGCCTTTGGATATTGCGATGGCTAGAAGGATTTTGCGAGATTTTAAGGAAGGTACAATAGATGAAATATATAATGATTTGGAACATTACATGACATATGCGAGAAAAGCTTATTTAGAGGCAATTCATACTGTTAAGCCGAATTCAGATATCGTATTGGATGGTTCTTTATCTGTAAGTGAAATAATTAATCACGCTGTAGAGGAACTTGGTCGAAGAGAAGTGATTGTCAATGGTTAAATGTATAGAGGAATATATACAAGTTACTGATTTTAAAATGTATACGAAAATACTCCAAGGAAAGAAGCAGCAGCCTGTTATTATATTGGAATCAGGCTATGGCGATTATTCGAAGGCATGGAATCAAATTGCTGAAGGACTGACGGAATATGGTACGGTACTTACATACGATCGGGCTGGATTAGGCAAAAGCGGGAAGAGTTCCAAGAAACGTATTAGTTCTGAAATGGTAAAAGATTTGAGAACATGCTTAAATCTTTTACAACTGAAGCCACCTTATATTTTTGTAGGACATTCTTTTGGTGGTATAAATGCACGTTTATTTACGGATTTTTATCCTGAAGATATGTTGGGAATGGTTTTGGTTGATTCTACACCAGTAAATTATAAAGAAGCATTTTTGCAAATCATGTCTCCAGAATTTCAAGAAGCTTACTATAAACAATTTGTACATGAAAGTTCTTATGAAGAGTTTATGTTTAGTCTGGGTGAAGCAGATAAATATTGTCAGTCAACGAGAAATATTCCACTCGTCGTGTTAGCAGCTGGTAAAAAAGCTTTTTATTCGCAAGATGCACAAATAAAATGGTTACAATTGCAAGAAGAATTATTACGATTATCAAACAAAAATAAACTAATAATTGCAGAACAAAGTGGTCATTATATTCAAAAAGATGAACCACATTATATAACAGATGCTGTTAGGTGGATAATTGGAGTAGGGGAGAGATAGATGTGTACACATTATTTCAATATAATTGGCAAGTAAGAGAAGATTGGTTTAAGTGGTGTGAACAACTTTCAGAGGAAGATTTACTTTGCAAACGTGTTGGTGGTGTTGGGGGTATTTTAGAAACATTATTTCATATTGTAGATGTAGAGTATAGTTGGATTAGTGCTCTTCAAGGAGAAGATGATAGAGAACCGCAATTTAAAGATTATCAATCGATTCAAAAAGTGAAAGCGTTATCTGATTTATATAAACGAGAATTAAAAGCTTTTTTGCAGTTGTGGTCATCTAGTCTAGAATGTAAGATGTTTAATGCTTCGTGGACAGATAAAACATATACATACGGTGAAGTTTTAAGACATGTAATCGTACATGAAATCCATCATATTGGTCAGCTATCTATATGGGCGAGGGAGTTAAACTTGCAACCAGTTTCAGCAAATTTGATTGGAAGAGGATTATAGAATTAGAAACCGACTTGCATCTTAAACGCAAGTCGGTTTTTATATATAAGAAGATTTCTTAATTGAAATCCTCGGATTTTTTCTGACGTATATGTAAAAACATTAAGGTGGTAATGATTAAGAAAATCATTATAGTTTGTATAATTAAGTTTTTAAACTGAAGCAATATTGTCCAAGATGTAAGGGTGTCTTTAAAAGCTTGGAGTGCAGAGTACGAGGAAGGATCAAAACCATACTGTAGCAACTTTTTTGTTTCAATAAATGAGATGTTTTCTTCATCTGCATCTAATATTACTGAAATTAGTCTAGTATCTCCTAGTTCTGCTGTACTGACAAAACTATAATTACCGTTAGTTGAAAAACTAGTTTGTAAGCCATCAACACCTTGAAGTTTAATGTTTTCATTAAGGGAATATATCATTTTATTCGTATTGAAAACCTGGGAATCTTTGAAGGTAAATTGGTAAGAGGTTAGTTTCGTAATATTCAATACATCTGGAAAATCTTTTACTAATCGTGCAGCTAGTTTAGCTGCGTCTATTGCTGTTGTAGTTGATTGTTTATTTGTATCATGATTAATTCCAGTAGAGTTTAGAAATGGAGATGGTTGTAATAACTGTAGTTCTTTTGCTTTTTTATTCATTAATATTGTAAAGTTATCTTCATTTCCAGCAATGTGTTCTGCTAGAGCGAGTGCAGAACGATTATTCCCTGCCAGTAGCAATGCATGAAGTAAATCACGAACCGTTGTTTTATCATTCGATGTTACTTGTATAGGGCTTGTCTCTACTCGGAAAACTTCGTTACTTATTTGTACGAAGTCATCTAACTGTATTTTTCTATCATTTAGTTGCTCCAATACGATATATTCTGTCATTAATTTAGATAAAGTAGCTGATTGTACTGGAGTTTCTTCATTTTTTTTATAAACAATTTCACCCGAATTAGCATTTATTAAAATAGCTGATTTAGCTTGAATAATCGGACCATTTACATAAAGGTAAAAATATAAAACGATAAGTGCAGTAATGAAAAAAGATAATAATAAAATAGCGAATTTTTTTAAGAATTGCATAAGCGATCCTCCTATTATGACATCAATAATAGTATTGTAAAAAGGAATGCTTAATTAGGAAGAAAGAAAAGGTAAAGAATTTCTAAAGAATTATAAAGGATTATTAAATTTAGGGAAATAATAGAAAAAGTTCAATTTCTTATATGATAAGAAACTGAACTTTTTATTTGTAATATTAACATTTGTATGGAAGTAGTTTTACGGTGAATGTTGTTTTTTCGTCATCACTATATACTTCAATTGTTCCTTTATGCAACTCGACTATACTTTTTGCAATTGCTAATCCAAGTCCAGATCCACCAGTGTTTGTAGAGCGTGATTTCTCAACGCGATAAAAACGTTCAAAAATATGAGGTAAATCCGTACTAGGAATAGGTTGTCCGTAATTTGTTATATCAATTGTAATCATATTATTGCTTTCATAAGCAGTAAGGTCAATATAGCGACCTTCGCTTCCATAAGCGATAGCGTTTATAATAAGATTTTCAAACACACGCACTAATTTGTCACCATCAGCTAATACCATGAGCTTTTGAGACGGGAAAGAAGGCCGACATTCTATATTAGCTTCTTGAACCTGTATGCGGAATTGAACAGTTAATTGTCCAAGTAACTCTACAATATCAATAGGGACAGAATACAAGCTTAATTCTTTATTTTGAACACGTGTATATTCGAACAAGTCATTCATTAATGCATTAAGACGAGTTACTTTATCGTAAATGACTTGAATATAGTATCGCAATTCCACTTCATCTCTATAATTATCATGATGGATTAAATTTACGTATCCAACTATAGAAGTAAGAGGAGTGCGTAAGTCATGTGATACATTTGTAATAAGTTCACTTTTTGCTTGTTCCGCTTGTCTTTCTTCATCAATTGAGACTTTTAATTGTTCAACAATTTCATTGACCCCGATTGCTAACTCTTCCAGATAGTTATGATTTACAATAGAAACTTTATGATTGAAGTTTCCATTTGCAATGTAACGAATTTCTTCTATCATTTTTTTAATACAAGTTTCATAGTAAAGTTTTCTCTCGTGACGATAAAAAATGTAAAGATAGGATGAAAAAATAGAAAATAAAAACAAATAAGAAACAATCATCATCCATAAAGACTCTTTAATCCCTTTATACTTTTCATAACCAAAAATTCGAATGAATTCTTTACCAAGTTCGGTTAGAGTAAGTGAACTCTCAATTACACTCGTAACGAGGCGATAAATAATTAATTCAGTAATAGGAGTGAGTGTGATAGCTAATAAGAGCCAAAAAATAAGTTTCCATTTAGGAATATCTTTTAATATATCAAATGCTTCATTTCTCAATTTTATAGCCAACTCCCCAAACAGTATGAATCAATTTTTCTCCATTCATTACTGTTTCAAGTTTATCCCGTAAGTTGCTAATATGGACCATTACCGTCTTATTTGAACCATAACCATCTTCATTCCAAACGCGTTCGAAAATTTCTTCTGAACTAAATACTCTTCCTGTATTACTCGCAAGTAAATATAAAATATCGAATTCAATAGAAGTGAGTTTAATATACTCTCCATTTACTTTAACAGTATGATTATGTTTGTGTATTTCAACAGAGCGAATACGAATAATACCATCTTCATTCTTTTGCGAAGTAGCATTTTGGAAAGAGGATCTTCGTAATAAAGCTTTTACTCTAGCTACTAATTCTAATGGATTGAATGGTTTGATCATATAATCATCGGCACCTGTCATAAGACCTAATATTTTATCCATATCTTCTGCTTTTGCACTAAGCATTAGAATTGGTACAGTATTATTTTCACGTACTTCCTGACAAACTTCTAATCCGTTTCGTTTTGGCATCATAATATCCAAAATCATAAGGTCAACTTCATATGTAGAAACCTTTTGCAATGCTTCATCGCCATCATAAGCTTTATAAATGTTATAGCCTTCATTTCGCAAATAAACAGCAAGTAATTCAACAATCTCTTTATCATCATCAATAATTAATATATTTTTATTCATTGTGTAGTTCCTTTCCTTACAAATCATCAACATTACTATAATATCAAACATTTATGTACTTGTAGCGATGATTCTGTATAAAATTTCATGTAACGTATTAAAAAGGAGTAAAAAGATTAATAACGAATATAAAATAACAAGGATATTTAGATTCCACATTATACTGAAAGTTAGTTATAAGGGGGATTTTCTATGCTATATAATGATATATATTCATTTACTCCAACTGGAAAAATAGAAAATGATATTAAAGATTTTCTACTAAAATATAATAAAGAGTTTACATATAAACATTCAATGCGTTTGGCAAATGAGGTAAAAAAGATTGCGGAAAAGTTTCACGTAGATAAAGAAAAAGCAGCAATTGCAGGA includes:
- a CDS encoding sensor histidine kinase; translated protein: MRNEAFDILKDIPKWKLIFWLLLAITLTPITELIIYRLVTSVIESSLTLTELGKEFIRIFGYEKYKGIKESLWMMIVSYLFLFSIFSSYLYIFYRHERKLYYETCIKKMIEEIRYIANGNFNHKVSIVNHNYLEELAIGVNEIVEQLKVSIDEERQAEQAKSELITNVSHDLRTPLTSIVGYVNLIHHDNYRDEVELRYYIQVIYDKVTRLNALMNDLFEYTRVQNKELSLYSVPIDIVELLGQLTVQFRIQVQEANIECRPSFPSQKLMVLADGDKLVRVFENLIINAIAYGSEGRYIDLTAYESNNMITIDITNYGQPIPSTDLPHIFERFYRVEKSRSTNTGGSGLGLAIAKSIVELHKGTIEVYSDDEKTTFTVKLLPYKC
- a CDS encoding FtsB family cell division protein, which codes for MGNIPKISSHQSNPNIPSQQVSPNTQQGNIKKTRRRIITTLVFILPIIFVVQYSLNNQQEMIKEKQITLNTEQQKLSSVKKDGHSLNNDVKALTSSEEEILKFARKLYGFSKPNETIFQITE
- a CDS encoding exosporium leader peptide-containing protein, with the translated sequence MDEFLSFAAHNPGSIGPTLPPVQPFQFPTGPTGSTGPTGPTGPTGPTGPTGPTGPTGPTGFNLPAGPASITLTSNETTACVSTQGNNTLFFSGQVLVNGSPTPGVVVSFSFSNPALAFMVPLAVITNASGNFTAVFLAANGPGTVTVTASLLDSPGTMASVIITIVNCP
- a CDS encoding alpha/beta fold hydrolase translates to MVKCIEEYIQVTDFKMYTKILQGKKQQPVIILESGYGDYSKAWNQIAEGLTEYGTVLTYDRAGLGKSGKSSKKRISSEMVKDLRTCLNLLQLKPPYIFVGHSFGGINARLFTDFYPEDMLGMVLVDSTPVNYKEAFLQIMSPEFQEAYYKQFVHESSYEEFMFSLGEADKYCQSTRNIPLVVLAAGKKAFYSQDAQIKWLQLQEELLRLSNKNKLIIAEQSGHYIQKDEPHYITDAVRWIIGVGER
- a CDS encoding D-alanyl-D-alanine carboxypeptidase family protein, translated to MQFLKKFAILLLSFFITALIVLYFYLYVNGPIIQAKSAILINANSGEIVYKKNEETPVQSATLSKLMTEYIVLEQLNDRKIQLDDFVQISNEVFRVETSPIQVTSNDKTTVRDLLHALLLAGNNRSALALAEHIAGNEDNFTILMNKKAKELQLLQPSPFLNSTGINHDTNKQSTTTAIDAAKLAARLVKDFPDVLNITKLTSYQFTFKDSQVFNTNKMIYSLNENIKLQGVDGLQTSFSTNGNYSFVSTAELGDTRLISVILDADEENISFIETKKLLQYGFDPSSYSALQAFKDTLTSWTILLQFKNLIIQTIMIFLIITTLMFLHIRQKKSEDFN
- a CDS encoding IS3 family transposase (programmed frameshift), translating into MAKFTADEKIQIVLRYLNGNESYRELGRSLGISDTIILNWVNQYKQNGLEAFLKRCTNYTQQFKLDVLNFMIENGMSLFETAAIFNIPAPSTISVWKKQLETQGIDALQSKKKGRPSMKKDSNKQLKQPLAEGSVEALEARIKQLEMENEYFKKVKCLSSKQGKITKQDKAQVVYELRHKYSVKALVELATIPRSTYYDLVKKMNRPDVDADLKAEIKAIYEENEGRYGYRRIRDELTNRGQKVNHKKVQRIMKELGLKCVVRMKKYKSYKGKVGRIAPNILERNFHTDAPNQKWVTDITEFKLFGEKLYVSPVLDLYNGEIITYTIGSRPTYSLVSDMLEKALERLPETHQLLMHSDQGWHYQMRQYVRTLESRAIVQSMSRKGNCYDNAVIENFFGIMKSEFLYIKEFENVEHFKIELEKYIDYYNTKRIKAKLKMSPVQYRTHFYQAA
- the exsK gene encoding exosporium protein ExsK translates to MGSRFNNCKKKCRCKQDDCWDAFEECKKEHEEQNKKCDCCCVQGIRDELKKLVHSAVRITTTGNNFEGTVSSVTCDVVRLANSAGVVTVIISVCKIEAIELLLT
- a CDS encoding GNAT family N-acetyltransferase translates to MIKLEIFKKSDFKQLINWINSEEFLIQWSGNAFTFPLDEQQLEKYIESANTLAFKVVDEETSDVIGHISLGQIDNINKSARIGKVLVGNTKMRGRSIGKHMMKAVLHIAFDELKLHRVTLDVYDFNTSAISCYEKIGFVKEGLLRESKRVGETYWNLWEMSMLEYEWKK
- a CDS encoding DinB family protein, yielding MYTLFQYNWQVREDWFKWCEQLSEEDLLCKRVGGVGGILETLFHIVDVEYSWISALQGEDDREPQFKDYQSIQKVKALSDLYKRELKAFLQLWSSSLECKMFNASWTDKTYTYGEVLRHVIVHEIHHIGQLSIWARELNLQPVSANLIGRGL
- a CDS encoding AMP-binding protein; this translates as MKQAVWFPTEEYKEKTRLYGWMKSLGYEDYETFYNKSIEETAWFWGEAEKAVDYQWMKPYTEVLDLENGTPFAQWYNGGTCNVVESALSRWLADEETRIQPALQYEGENGTSKSFTYEELDNWVSRVANGLKHAGIEKGDRVTIYMPMIPETVVAMLAVMKIGAIISPIFSGFASDAVMTRVQAAGSKMIITADGFSRRGKIVSLKDEVDKACEHCPTVEKVVIVRHAGNDFTPHNYDFSWSTLEKEKPFIHAEEMQSDDPLMLIYTSGTTGKPKGTVHTHAGFPLKAAFDAGFGMNIKQGDRVLWVTDMGWMMGPFLLFGSLINGATMVMYEGVPDFPEADRLWETVDKYEITHLGISPTLIRALMAKGDEYVNKHSLKSLEVFASTGEPWNPDPWMWLFETVGKGNVPICNYSGGTEISGGIFGNVLIKPIAPISFNASLPGMAAVVLDDQGKPIRDEVGELCLEKPWVGMTKSFWEDDERYVNTYWSRFENKWVHGDWVIYDGEQYIITGRSDDTLNIAGKRIGPAEYESILVKHNDVIEAAAIGVPDEVKGEVCHCFAVLREGVIFTEDLKKELMSLVNSHIGKALCPKDIHVVEDLPKTRNSKVMRRVIKAAYLGKELGDLSSLVNPEVVPFIQGLQSSKL